A genomic stretch from Candidatus Methylomirabilota bacterium includes:
- a CDS encoding chemotaxis protein CheW → MFGLDGCEYGIDARQVRHSLLAREVPGAHVSFLARAYPLVDLRRLLGLPSSTEAGGLVVVVEGAAAGAGLVVDGPVGLLLVDPEAIFPLPPLFRGVERQWLEGVARLDRRLVVLIRVEGILSARYPSGHSSSPMAAPAAS, encoded by the coding sequence GTGTTCGGGCTGGACGGCTGCGAGTACGGCATCGATGCCCGCCAGGTTCGCCACTCGCTGCTCGCCCGCGAGGTCCCGGGCGCGCACGTCTCGTTCCTCGCCCGGGCCTATCCGCTGGTCGACCTCCGCCGGCTCCTCGGGCTTCCATCCTCGACCGAGGCCGGGGGCCTCGTGGTGGTCGTGGAGGGAGCCGCCGCCGGCGCCGGCCTCGTGGTCGACGGCCCGGTCGGCCTGCTCCTCGTCGATCCGGAGGCGATCTTTCCTCTGCCCCCTCTCTTCCGGGGCGTGGAGCGTCAATGGCTCGAGGGAGTCGCCCGCCTCGACCGTCGCCTCGTCGTCCTCATCCGGGTGGAGGGGATACTGAGTGCCCGGTATCCATCCGGGCATTCCTCGTCGCCGATGGCGGCGCCGGCCGCGAGCTGA